One Stenotrophomonas maltophilia DNA window includes the following coding sequences:
- a CDS encoding aspartate-semialdehyde dehydrogenase: protein MSNAQRSFHVAVVGATGAVGETMLSILAERDFPVGTLSVLASERSAGGEIEFNGQKVTVQDLATFDPTGVEIALFSAGGSVSKEYAPKFAAAGAVVIDNSSAFRYDDDVPLVVSEVNPEQVANRPRGIIANPNCSTMQMLVALAPLHRKYGIERINVSTYQSVSGGGRSATEELGKQTGQLLSFQEIDPQRFPVQIAFNLIPHIDDFQDNGFTKEEMKLIWETRKILGDDSILVNPTAVRVPVFYGHSESVAIETRDKVTVAEARALLEQSPGIEVVDRHEAGGYPTPVTHASGTDAVYVGRIREDLSHPRGLNLWIVSDNVRKGAALNAVQLAELVAAEQR from the coding sequence ATGAGCAATGCACAGCGCAGTTTCCACGTCGCCGTCGTCGGTGCCACCGGTGCGGTCGGCGAGACCATGTTGTCGATCCTGGCCGAGCGTGATTTCCCGGTCGGCACCCTGAGCGTCCTGGCCTCCGAGCGTTCGGCCGGTGGCGAGATCGAGTTCAACGGCCAGAAGGTCACGGTCCAGGACCTGGCCACCTTCGATCCGACCGGCGTCGAGATCGCGCTGTTCTCGGCCGGTGGCAGCGTGTCCAAGGAATACGCACCGAAGTTCGCCGCCGCCGGTGCGGTGGTGATCGACAACTCCTCGGCCTTCCGTTACGACGATGACGTACCGCTGGTGGTGTCCGAGGTCAACCCGGAGCAGGTCGCCAACCGTCCGCGCGGCATCATCGCCAACCCGAACTGCTCGACCATGCAGATGCTGGTGGCGTTGGCGCCGCTGCACCGCAAGTACGGCATCGAGCGCATCAACGTCTCCACCTACCAGTCGGTGTCCGGCGGCGGCCGTTCGGCAACCGAGGAGCTGGGCAAGCAGACCGGCCAGCTGCTGAGCTTCCAGGAGATCGATCCGCAGCGCTTCCCGGTGCAGATCGCCTTCAACCTGATTCCGCACATCGACGACTTCCAGGACAACGGCTTCACCAAGGAAGAGATGAAGCTGATCTGGGAGACCCGCAAGATTCTCGGCGACGACAGCATCCTGGTGAACCCGACTGCGGTGCGTGTGCCGGTGTTCTACGGCCACTCCGAGTCGGTGGCGATCGAGACCCGCGACAAGGTGACCGTGGCCGAGGCGCGCGCGCTGCTGGAGCAGTCGCCGGGCATCGAAGTGGTGGACCGCCATGAAGCCGGTGGCTACCCGACCCCGGTCACCCACGCCTCGGGCACCGACGCGGTGTATGTCGGCCGCATCCGCGAGGACCTGTCGCACCCGCGCGGCCTGAACCTGTGGATCGTGTCGGACAACGTGCGCAAGGGTGCTGCCCTGAATGCCGTGCAGCTGGCCGAGCTGGTCGCCGCCGAGCAGCGCTGA